A genomic stretch from Rhineura floridana isolate rRhiFlo1 chromosome 18, rRhiFlo1.hap2, whole genome shotgun sequence includes:
- the PEX11G gene encoding peroxisomal membrane protein 11C isoform X3, with protein sequence MPSFRQISQRGVNMRVRTLCYGCQLAGGALAARSHPTESSLGRSLLAVSAQLSHCRTVLRLFDDLSMLAYSHQYGLGPEGEDQAVRWLSVLSNLADQLYYPCEHVAWAADAKIIRANSSKWWALSTALWGASLLLGIARSLRILSQLRRKRQEGPREDSSHHSRDSLQERRVQAKAEVLTIISNLADLSNAVHWLPPGVLWAGKSPPWLVGLMGTISSLIGVYLTYVGGSGGSV encoded by the exons GTGCGCACGCTCTGCTATGGCTGCCAGTTGGCCGGAGGAGCCTTGGCGGCCAGGAGTCACCCCACGGAGTCATCCCTTGGCCGCAGCCTGCTGGCGGTGTCGGCACAGCTGAGCCACTGCCGGACTGTCCTGCGCCTTTTCGACGACCTCTCCATGCTGGCCTACAGCCACCAGTATGGGCTCGGGCCTGAG GGGGAGGACCAAGCCGTGCGTTGGCTCTCTGTCCTCAGCAACCTGGCCGACCAGCTCTACTACCCCTGCGAGCATGTGGCCTGGGCTGCTGATGCCAAGATCATCCGGGCCAACTCGAGCAAGTGGTGGGCACTCAGCACAGCCCTCTGGGGGGCATCCCTGCTCCTGGGGATTGCACG CTCTCTGAGGATTTTGTCCCAGCTAAGAAGAAAACGGCAAGAAGGCCCCAGGGAGGACTCCTCTCACCACAG CAGGGACTCCCTTCAGGAAAGGAGGGTTCAAGCCAAGGCCGAAGTCTTGACCATCATCAGCAACCTGGCTGACCTCTCCAACGCCGTCCACTGGCTGCCACCGGGAGTCCTGTGGGCCGGGAAGTCCCCCCCGTGGCTTGTGGGCCTCATGGGAACGATCTCTTCTCTCATTGGGGTCTATCTGACCTACGTGGGGGGCAGCGGGGGGAGCGTATGA